ATCCTTCTGCCGGCCCTGTTGCTGGCCCTGTTGCCGGAGCGGCGCCCCCGCCGCGCCCTGGGTCTGGGCTACCTGTTCGGCCTCGGCTGTTTCGGCGTCGGGGTCAGCTGGGTCCATATCAGCATTCACGTGTTCGGCGGTACGCCCCTGGTTGCCGCGATCCTGGTCGCCGCGCTGTTGGTGGCCTTTCTCGCCCTGTTTCCCGCGCTGGCCGCCTGGCTGACAGTGTGGCTGGCGCCACTCGTCGGTTGGCCGCGCTACCTGCTCGCGGCACCGGCGGCCTGGGTGCTGTCGGAATGGCTGCGCGGATGGCTGTTCACCGGCTTCCCCTGGCTGCTGGCCGGCTACACTCAACTCGATACGCCCCTGGCCGGCTATGCGCCGGTACTGGGTGTCCATGGCGTCGGGCTGCTGCTGCTGGTGACTGCGGGTGCCCTGGCGGCCGGTATCCGCAGCCGGCGGACCGGCCAGCGTGTGCTGCTGCTGGCGCTGGTGATGGGGGTGTGGCTCGGCGGGAGTCTGCTGCGACATCACGACTGGACCCGTGCCGTCGGTGAACCGCTGGAAGTCAGCCTTGTCCAGGGGAATATCGCCCAGGACCGCAAGTGGCAGGAGACCTGGCAGCGGGCCACGCTGGCGCGCTATCTTGAATTGAGTCGCCGGGAGTGGAGTGATCCTGCACGGGAAGTGGATCTGGTGGTCTGGCCGGAGACCGCCATCCCGGCTTTTTATCACCAGATCGAGGACGGATTTCTGCGCCAGCTGCGCCGCGAAAGCCGGCAGGCCGACAGCGAATTTCTGACCGGCATCCCGGTGCTGGATCGCGAGCAGTGGGCCTATTACAACGCCGTCATGCGAGTGGGTGCTGAGGACAGCTTCTATTTCAAGCGTCACCTGGTGCCCTTCGGTGAATATCTGCCGCTGCGCCAGTGGCTGGGCACCCTGCTGCAGGTGATGCCGCTGCCGGTGGCCGATTTCAGTTCCGGCGGGGCGCAGCAGCCGCTGCTGCGGGTCGCCGGGCATCCGGTGGGCGTGTCGATTTGCTACGAGATCATTTTCGGAACCGAATTGCTCGCGACCCTGCCCGAGGCACGACTGCTGGTCAATGTCAGCAACGATGCCTGGTTCGGCGACTCGCTGGCCCCGCACCAGCATCTGCAGATGGCGCGGATGCGGGCGCTGGAG
This sequence is a window from Thiohalobacter thiocyanaticus. Protein-coding genes within it:
- the lnt gene encoding apolipoprotein N-acyltransferase; protein product: MRPWWISLLALAAGAALPLAFAPFSIAPLAILLPALLLALLPERRPRRALGLGYLFGLGCFGVGVSWVHISIHVFGGTPLVAAILVAALLVAFLALFPALAAWLTVWLAPLVGWPRYLLAAPAAWVLSEWLRGWLFTGFPWLLAGYTQLDTPLAGYAPVLGVHGVGLLLLVTAGALAAGIRSRRTGQRVLLLALVMGVWLGGSLLRHHDWTRAVGEPLEVSLVQGNIAQDRKWQETWQRATLARYLELSRREWSDPAREVDLVVWPETAIPAFYHQIEDGFLRQLRRESRQADSEFLTGIPVLDREQWAYYNAVMRVGAEDSFYFKRHLVPFGEYLPLRQWLGTLLQVMPLPVADFSSGGAQQPLLRVAGHPVGVSICYEIIFGTELLATLPEARLLVNVSNDAWFGDSLAPHQHLQMARMRALEAGRELLRATNTGISAVIDHRGRLRERGPQFEVAVVRASAQPREGATPYVQRGDLPVLLLVAGMLALGYAVRNGYKPEP